A section of the Leptospira kobayashii genome encodes:
- a CDS encoding SGNH/GDSL hydrolase family protein, with product MGHLHKLILVIGFFGFVSNCDTKKEYTNDITANMLCYTLAACNKTNPTRVGMIGDSWTDLLLGFPAVDTLRVQLEKNHGYQITGATLGGQTLNAVFNQGLHFQVIDQAGADIHSIILSLGGNDIQARLSEYSSNPDSVQAARLSTIKSQLRTMIQAGNAYKTSKYGGQPIRWIIHGYDYSNPFKTPVILNSDEGCKSAFASAGIVLTDAEVPVFSAKQLDGFNEMLRGFTKEEPYFYYVDLRRTLGGPNVSNPELMFDCIHPNSLGFSFLAGRLAPLIAPITKEGN from the coding sequence ATGGGTCATCTTCACAAACTAATTCTTGTAATCGGATTCTTCGGATTCGTTTCGAACTGCGATACAAAGAAAGAATATACCAATGACATAACTGCAAATATGCTTTGTTATACTCTCGCAGCCTGCAACAAAACCAATCCTACTAGGGTAGGAATGATCGGAGATAGCTGGACGGATTTATTATTAGGTTTTCCTGCTGTCGACACTCTGAGAGTTCAGTTGGAAAAAAACCATGGCTATCAGATAACAGGTGCTACATTGGGTGGACAGACTTTAAATGCAGTTTTTAACCAGGGACTCCATTTCCAGGTGATCGACCAGGCAGGCGCAGATATCCATTCCATCATACTTTCCCTAGGCGGAAATGACATTCAAGCCCGTTTAAGCGAATACAGTTCCAATCCCGATTCCGTCCAAGCAGCAAGACTCTCTACAATCAAATCCCAGTTGCGAACCATGATCCAAGCCGGAAATGCCTATAAAACTTCCAAATACGGCGGGCAACCGATTCGTTGGATCATACACGGGTACGATTATTCAAATCCGTTCAAAACCCCGGTCATTCTAAACTCAGATGAAGGTTGCAAATCCGCTTTTGCAAGTGCAGGAATTGTTCTGACGGACGCAGAGGTTCCCGTATTCTCCGCAAAACAATTGGATGGATTCAACGAAATGCTAAGAGGATTTACCAAAGAAGAACCTTACTTTTATTATGTGGATTTACGAAGGACACTAGGCGGCCCTAACGTATCTAATCCGGAATTGATGTTTGACTGTATTCATCCGAACAGTTTGGGTTTTTCCTTTCTTGCCGGAAGACTAGCTCCACTCATCGCACCCATTACCAAAGAAGGAAATTAA
- a CDS encoding DEAD/DEAH box helicase has protein sequence MEIPTQLSLDFESTQEAKQTYEYAFLIDEPELGFGKILSETNVSLEVLFESKEIFKTISKKNPKLYYLKKYPNSLREWEEFPRAMEVALQAYQLKLTHSFDKLSSLSNSRTRLLPHQIESTFIVANSLRPRFILADEVGLGKTIEAGLAMKELMFRRGLKRVLVVAPSPLLVQWQQEMRNKFNEDFAIVRRRNFVTNGEDHWRNFNKVITSIDFIKNPIYAEEILKVKWDIVVFDEAHRLRRDYSKITRGYLFAEKISRKTECLLLLTATPFRGKLEELFYLLHLVDPNILGPYHTFVNDYVIGGKTDLKEKISKVLLRRRKVEVGGFTKRFAKTVQIDLSPIERQFYEETTDYVKREYNLAMGTKNRAVGFVMIVFQKLLDSSVIALLSALQKRKFMLESKFHYMKEQEVSVDDWDLDETEGVEDFLTVLDESEMSNFQRVKRELFTLNRLIHLGKQIKEDRKSQKLKETLAKLKKEGHKKFIIFTQFRTTQDHIHALLEPDFKIVSFHGSLSMDDKERAIQKFKEEYEIIICTEAGGEGRNLQFANILFNYDLPWSPLKIEQRIGRIHRFGQKDNVYIFNFASKDTVAERILEVLSNKIKLFEESIGASDELLGTIEGELDFNSSFMKFITGTKSKEELETEFDLRIQVAQKGFQKLNSLVTPKLLDFNLKDYYDHTQDERDWNNQHLEEVVSLGSKFFYNQLPGSLTQAGKGRYNYTHPDGKVKPATFDSEYALTNDSVEFLAFGHPFVEKVTELLTASHVGTRKKYVHSDTIKNKILFVFLVEFQFSLKRMEISFLEYDLNKKEIKVLSEKTPEWEKATTYVADKELSMSVLEHAFIQSFPYIENNVEKRKETLRKETLSIFQKEEYKIELSHQKTIRQLEEKLMRQEAAYKWDTRPEKKAVLHRTMKEIQRAKEEFEIEIRKVRNGSKITHKIELFQTYIAY, from the coding sequence ATGGAAATCCCAACACAACTGAGTTTAGATTTTGAGTCTACCCAAGAAGCAAAACAAACTTATGAATATGCATTTTTAATCGATGAACCCGAATTAGGTTTCGGTAAAATTTTAAGCGAAACCAATGTATCTCTCGAAGTACTTTTCGAATCCAAAGAAATCTTCAAAACCATCTCCAAAAAAAATCCAAAACTCTATTATTTAAAAAAGTATCCGAATTCTCTCCGGGAATGGGAGGAATTTCCACGTGCTATGGAAGTGGCGCTCCAGGCCTACCAACTCAAACTGACCCATAGTTTCGATAAACTTTCTTCCTTATCAAATTCCAGAACAAGACTCCTTCCTCACCAGATCGAATCCACTTTTATCGTAGCAAACAGCCTTCGCCCCAGATTTATATTGGCGGATGAAGTAGGACTCGGAAAAACCATCGAAGCCGGACTTGCGATGAAAGAGTTGATGTTTCGTCGGGGACTCAAACGGGTATTAGTTGTAGCTCCATCTCCTTTGCTCGTTCAATGGCAACAGGAAATGCGAAACAAATTCAACGAGGATTTCGCCATTGTTCGCAGAAGAAATTTTGTCACCAACGGGGAAGACCATTGGCGTAATTTTAATAAGGTGATCACATCTATAGATTTTATCAAAAATCCGATTTATGCCGAAGAAATTCTAAAAGTAAAATGGGATATCGTCGTTTTTGATGAGGCTCACAGACTCCGAAGAGATTATTCCAAAATCACAAGAGGATATCTCTTTGCGGAAAAAATCTCCCGCAAAACGGAATGTTTGTTGTTACTTACCGCAACTCCGTTTCGGGGAAAATTGGAAGAATTGTTTTATCTCTTACATTTGGTTGATCCGAATATCCTAGGACCTTACCATACGTTTGTAAATGATTACGTGATCGGTGGAAAAACCGATTTGAAAGAAAAGATCTCCAAAGTACTACTTCGTCGAAGAAAAGTCGAAGTAGGCGGATTTACAAAACGTTTTGCAAAGACAGTGCAGATTGATCTCTCTCCCATCGAACGTCAGTTTTATGAAGAAACCACCGATTATGTAAAACGTGAATACAATCTGGCAATGGGAACAAAAAACCGTGCCGTCGGTTTCGTAATGATCGTTTTCCAAAAACTTTTGGATAGTTCCGTTATTGCTTTGTTATCCGCTTTGCAAAAAAGAAAATTCATGCTGGAATCCAAATTTCACTATATGAAAGAACAGGAAGTAAGTGTGGATGATTGGGACTTGGATGAGACGGAAGGAGTGGAAGATTTCCTAACCGTTCTTGACGAGTCGGAAATGTCCAATTTCCAAAGAGTGAAACGCGAACTATTCACTTTGAACCGACTCATTCATTTGGGCAAACAAATCAAAGAAGACCGCAAGTCTCAAAAACTGAAAGAAACTTTGGCCAAATTGAAAAAAGAAGGTCATAAAAAATTCATCATCTTCACTCAATTCAGAACTACTCAGGATCATATCCATGCATTGCTGGAGCCCGATTTCAAAATCGTATCTTTTCACGGTTCCCTTAGCATGGATGATAAGGAAAGAGCGATTCAAAAATTCAAAGAAGAATATGAAATCATCATCTGTACCGAAGCAGGTGGTGAAGGAAGAAATTTACAATTCGCCAATATTCTTTTCAATTACGATCTTCCCTGGAGCCCGTTAAAGATTGAACAAAGGATTGGAAGGATTCATAGATTCGGTCAGAAAGATAATGTTTATATTTTCAACTTCGCTTCCAAAGATACGGTTGCAGAAAGAATTTTAGAAGTACTTTCCAACAAGATCAAACTATTCGAAGAATCCATCGGCGCTTCCGACGAACTTCTCGGTACCATCGAAGGAGAATTGGACTTTAACTCCAGTTTTATGAAGTTTATCACCGGAACAAAATCCAAAGAAGAATTGGAAACCGAATTCGATCTTCGAATTCAAGTGGCTCAGAAAGGCTTTCAGAAATTGAATTCCCTAGTCACTCCGAAACTTCTCGATTTCAATTTGAAAGATTATTATGATCATACCCAAGACGAAAGGGATTGGAACAACCAACACTTGGAAGAAGTTGTGTCTCTAGGTTCCAAATTTTTTTACAACCAATTGCCCGGCAGTCTTACGCAAGCAGGAAAAGGAAGATATAATTACACTCACCCGGATGGAAAAGTAAAGCCGGCGACTTTTGATTCCGAATACGCACTCACAAATGATTCCGTTGAATTTTTGGCATTCGGCCATCCATTCGTAGAAAAGGTGACGGAACTCTTGACAGCATCTCATGTGGGCACCAGAAAAAAATACGTGCATTCCGATACCATCAAAAACAAAATCCTTTTTGTTTTCCTTGTGGAATTTCAGTTCTCATTGAAACGAATGGAAATTAGCTTTTTAGAATATGATTTGAATAAAAAAGAAATCAAAGTTCTATCGGAAAAGACTCCCGAATGGGAAAAAGCCACAACTTACGTTGCAGACAAAGAACTTTCCATGTCTGTATTGGAACATGCATTCATTCAATCCTTTCCTTATATTGAAAACAACGTGGAAAAAAGAAAAGAAACCTTAAGAAAGGAAACCCTTTCTATTTTTCAAAAAGAAGAATATAAGATCGAACTATCTCATCAAAAAACGATTCGGCAATTGGAAGAAAAACTGATGCGACAAGAAGCTGCTTATAAATGGGACACTCGGCCCGAAAAAAAAGCAGTCTTACATAGAACAATGAAAGAAATCCAACGGGCCAAAGAAGAATTTGAAATTGAAATTCGAAAAGTTAGAAACGGATCGAAGATCACTCACAAAATCGAATTGTTTCAAACTTACATAGCATATTAA
- a CDS encoding Ig-like domain-containing protein, whose protein sequence is MFSRSIKLSSYIILFGCVLFSIQCGPPKPEPYLLGLLALPSGSSDTSSTFKVETTNPAKNETAVPTNVNITITFSKNVDQSSVAGNITLTQPASNKITSLSASTNNKVVTLRPNTTFDAQSTYTFTLKTGIKDTTGTALTEAYTFGFTTQ, encoded by the coding sequence ATGTTTTCCAGATCGATAAAACTTTCAAGTTACATAATCCTATTTGGATGCGTATTATTTTCCATTCAATGTGGACCTCCGAAACCTGAGCCTTATCTTTTAGGTCTACTAGCACTGCCTTCGGGAAGTTCGGATACATCGTCTACTTTCAAAGTAGAAACGACGAACCCGGCAAAAAATGAAACTGCGGTCCCCACGAACGTGAATATAACGATCACGTTTTCCAAAAATGTGGATCAGTCCAGCGTTGCCGGAAATATAACTCTCACTCAACCTGCTTCCAATAAAATCACAAGTCTCTCCGCAAGCACCAATAACAAAGTAGTTACCCTTAGACCGAATACTACCTTTGATGCCCAGTCCACTTATACTTTCACTTTGAAAACAGGAATCAAAGATACAACCGGAACTGCTCTTACGGAAGCATATACTTTCGGTTTCACTACTCAATAA
- a CDS encoding TRL-like family protein has translation MIFLSHLIKPLAVLIFLVISLNCASTGYGPQGLLFTNHSIGLYANQIDSGKEGSACAFSILGLLAWGDASIGKAREKGLLTKINLIEQNSFSILGIYAKVCIVTKGN, from the coding sequence ATGATTTTTCTCTCTCATTTGATCAAACCGCTAGCTGTTCTGATTTTTCTAGTCATCAGCTTAAACTGTGCTTCCACGGGCTACGGACCGCAAGGATTGCTCTTCACAAATCACTCCATCGGACTTTATGCGAACCAAATCGATTCCGGGAAGGAAGGTTCTGCCTGCGCTTTTTCGATACTTGGACTTTTGGCCTGGGGAGATGCCAGCATAGGAAAGGCAAGAGAGAAGGGTTTACTAACTAAAATCAATCTGATCGAGCAAAATTCTTTTAGTATTTTAGGAATCTATGCTAAAGTTTGCATTGTAACAAAAGGAAATTAG
- a CDS encoding sodium-translocating pyrophosphatase, with amino-acid sequence MNAELIIIVLGLLSIATAIFYAGRVVRIQVGAEGGNVEQNNRLKEIAAAISEGAMAFLLREYRVILLFISFMTVLIFLLLDNPKTDFNEGIYTSIAFVSGALISCLSGFVGMSIATKGNVRTAQAAKTSLSKAFRVAYDSGAVMGFGLVGLAVLGLVGLFILFTVLNVDVPKHILMESLAGFGLGGSSVALFGRVGGGIYTKAADVGADLVGKVEKGIPEDDPRNPATIADNVGDNVGDIAGMGADLFGSAAEATCAALVIGATASALAGNNTALLYPLLILAIGIPASLITSFFARVKETGSVEFALKLQLWISTAIVAVALYFVTDFFMVDSFQIGEKTITKWNIFTAVSLGLFAGMLIGWVTEYYTSHAYKPVREVVESCETGAATNIIYGLALGYHSSVVPVVLLVIVIVISNLLAGMYGIALAAIGMISTIAIGLTIDAYGPVSDNAGGIAEMAELGKEVRDRTDNLDAAGNTTAAVGKGFAIGSAALTSLALFAAFITRTQLASKELGEGAVDLTTIELLDPWVFGGLLFGAMLPFIFSAMTMKSVGKAALDMVKEVRRQFKEIPGLMEGTAKPEYAKCVDISTSAALREMIPPGLLVLLSPIVVGYLFGVKSLAGLLAGALVSGVVLAISSANSGGAWDNAKKYIEKKAGGKGSDMHKAAVVGDTVGDPLKDTSGPAINILIKLMAITSLVFAEFFVLKGGVILQLFK; translated from the coding sequence ATGAATGCAGAGCTGATCATTATCGTCTTGGGCTTACTTTCTATAGCCACGGCGATTTTCTACGCTGGACGAGTCGTAAGGATTCAAGTCGGTGCAGAAGGCGGCAACGTCGAACAAAACAACCGCTTAAAAGAAATAGCGGCGGCTATCTCGGAAGGCGCTATGGCTTTCCTACTCCGCGAATACCGCGTCATTTTACTTTTCATTAGTTTCATGACTGTGCTTATTTTTCTTCTTCTGGATAATCCTAAAACGGATTTCAACGAAGGAATTTACACATCGATCGCTTTTGTCAGTGGTGCGTTGATTTCCTGCCTTTCCGGTTTTGTGGGCATGTCGATTGCCACAAAAGGAAACGTGAGAACTGCGCAAGCTGCAAAGACTTCCCTTTCCAAAGCATTTCGAGTGGCTTATGACTCAGGTGCGGTAATGGGATTCGGCCTAGTTGGACTAGCTGTTTTAGGCTTAGTCGGACTCTTTATTCTTTTTACAGTTTTAAATGTGGATGTTCCCAAACACATCCTTATGGAGTCACTTGCCGGTTTCGGTTTGGGTGGTTCTTCTGTGGCACTTTTCGGTCGTGTAGGCGGTGGTATTTATACGAAAGCTGCGGACGTAGGTGCTGACTTGGTAGGTAAAGTGGAAAAGGGGATTCCGGAAGATGACCCTCGTAACCCGGCTACCATTGCAGACAACGTGGGAGATAACGTAGGTGATATCGCAGGAATGGGTGCCGATCTTTTTGGTTCCGCTGCGGAAGCCACTTGTGCGGCTCTTGTAATCGGTGCCACTGCATCTGCGTTAGCTGGCAATAACACTGCTCTACTTTATCCTTTGCTGATTCTTGCCATCGGGATTCCTGCTTCCCTAATCACTTCCTTCTTTGCAAGAGTGAAAGAAACCGGTAGCGTTGAATTTGCACTTAAACTTCAACTTTGGATTTCCACAGCGATTGTTGCCGTTGCACTTTATTTCGTAACGGACTTCTTTATGGTAGATAGCTTCCAAATCGGTGAAAAGACGATTACTAAGTGGAATATATTCACCGCAGTATCTCTTGGACTATTTGCGGGAATGCTCATCGGTTGGGTTACGGAATATTACACATCCCATGCTTACAAACCAGTAAGAGAAGTTGTCGAATCCTGTGAAACGGGTGCTGCAACTAACATTATTTACGGTTTGGCGTTAGGATACCATTCCTCCGTTGTTCCTGTCGTATTGCTCGTGATCGTGATTGTTATCTCCAATCTACTTGCCGGAATGTATGGAATCGCACTCGCTGCGATTGGTATGATTTCCACAATCGCAATTGGACTTACGATCGATGCTTACGGCCCCGTTTCCGATAACGCAGGCGGTATTGCCGAGATGGCGGAACTAGGAAAAGAAGTTCGTGATAGAACGGATAACCTTGATGCTGCCGGAAATACAACTGCTGCCGTAGGAAAGGGATTTGCGATCGGTTCTGCCGCGCTTACTTCTCTTGCACTTTTTGCAGCATTCATTACCAGAACTCAACTCGCATCAAAGGAGTTAGGCGAAGGAGCCGTTGATCTTACCACAATCGAACTACTTGATCCTTGGGTTTTCGGCGGTCTTTTATTCGGTGCTATGTTACCGTTTATCTTTTCCGCAATGACGATGAAATCCGTGGGTAAAGCCGCTTTGGATATGGTAAAAGAAGTGAGACGCCAATTCAAAGAGATTCCTGGACTTATGGAAGGAACTGCAAAACCTGAGTATGCAAAATGTGTGGATATTTCCACTTCGGCTGCTCTTCGTGAAATGATTCCTCCCGGCCTTTTGGTTTTACTTAGCCCGATCGTTGTGGGCTATTTATTCGGTGTGAAGTCTCTTGCAGGATTACTGGCAGGTGCTCTTGTTTCCGGTGTGGTTCTTGCGATCTCTTCCGCAAACTCAGGTGGAGCTTGGGACAACGCTAAAAAGTACATCGAAAAGAAAGCCGGTGGAAAAGGTTCTGATATGCACAAAGCTGCGGTTGTGGGAGATACGGTAGGAGATCCATTAAAGGATACTTCCGGACCTGCCATCAACATTCTGATCAAACTTATGGCGATCACATCACTTGTGTTTGCTGAATTCTTTGTTCTGAAAGGCGGAGTGATTTTACAACTTTTCAAATAA
- a CDS encoding dicarboxylate/amino acid:cation symporter, translated as MQTDKIPFWLKIFIGLILGVVAGVCFHPDRNFISEKTASMFLPWLRFPGDVFLNLLQMIMIPLVIASVALGVSSLSNLSDLYKLGTRVFLYFILTTVLSISIGISLALLIKPGNKINQAEVSLSETKKDISKSEKEEPIPKIIADIIPSNLIKAIAEKQMLSLVVFGIFLGIFFLSADSIKVAPLRNLLTSLEGFCIWVVEQAMKIAPFAVFGLMAYALTQVGVALLTGLFYYVFTVLAGLFLVLLMYLLFAYLFGNRKPIQFLNEIREIQILGFSTSSSSSVLPFSLKIAKEKMKIREKIADFVLPLGATVNMDGTALYQGVATIFLSQVYQIDFSITELILLVFTVTGASIGTAATPGVGIVILGSILHSFHIPIEGIAILFGVDRFLDMCRTSVNLSGDLTAAVIMDHWWKD; from the coding sequence ATGCAAACAGATAAGATTCCTTTTTGGTTAAAGATTTTTATTGGTCTGATATTGGGCGTTGTAGCCGGAGTTTGTTTTCATCCGGATAGAAATTTTATTTCCGAAAAAACCGCATCCATGTTTCTTCCCTGGTTACGATTCCCCGGAGATGTTTTTTTAAATCTTTTGCAGATGATCATGATTCCTTTGGTGATCGCATCGGTTGCATTAGGTGTTTCCAGTCTTTCCAACTTGTCCGATCTTTATAAATTGGGAACAAGGGTATTTTTATACTTTATTCTTACTACTGTTCTTTCCATTTCCATCGGTATTTCATTGGCACTACTTATCAAACCGGGTAACAAAATCAACCAAGCCGAAGTATCATTGTCCGAAACAAAGAAGGATATTTCGAAATCCGAAAAAGAGGAGCCTATTCCTAAAATCATTGCAGACATCATTCCCAGTAATCTTATCAAAGCCATAGCCGAAAAACAAATGTTATCTCTTGTAGTTTTCGGAATTTTTCTCGGAATCTTCTTTTTATCCGCGGATTCGATCAAAGTAGCGCCCCTCAGAAACCTGCTAACTTCCTTGGAGGGTTTTTGCATTTGGGTTGTAGAACAAGCTATGAAGATAGCTCCCTTTGCAGTCTTCGGACTTATGGCATACGCATTGACCCAAGTGGGAGTAGCGCTACTTACGGGATTATTTTATTATGTTTTTACCGTGTTAGCCGGTCTATTTTTAGTATTGCTTATGTATTTGCTTTTTGCTTACCTATTTGGAAACAGAAAGCCGATTCAATTTCTAAATGAAATCAGAGAAATTCAAATTCTCGGGTTTTCCACATCCAGTTCGAGTTCCGTGTTACCCTTTTCTTTGAAAATTGCAAAAGAGAAGATGAAAATCAGAGAAAAGATCGCGGACTTTGTACTTCCCTTAGGCGCTACAGTGAATATGGACGGAACCGCATTGTACCAAGGAGTGGCGACGATATTTCTCAGTCAGGTTTATCAAATTGATTTTAGCATTACGGAACTGATTCTTCTGGTATTTACCGTGACCGGAGCTTCCATCGGAACCGCTGCAACGCCGGGTGTAGGGATTGTTATCCTAGGTTCTATTTTACATTCCTTTCATATACCGATTGAGGGCATCGCAATCCTTTTTGGGGTTGACCGATTTTTAGATATGTGCCGAACATCTGTAAATCTCAGTGGAGATTTGACAGCTGCTGTCATAATGGATCACTGGTGGAAGGATTAA
- a CDS encoding TRL-like family protein: MLYNRGTSGFAGTAISSKDDFVIGESCITSYFGLFSWGDASAESAARMAKLKEIYSINHVTKTQYLFLQEFCTVLLGK; the protein is encoded by the coding sequence ATGCTTTACAATCGAGGCACGAGCGGTTTTGCTGGAACCGCGATTTCTTCCAAGGATGATTTTGTGATCGGGGAAAGTTGTATTACTTCCTACTTCGGACTATTCTCTTGGGGAGATGCCAGCGCCGAGTCTGCGGCAAGAATGGCAAAATTGAAAGAGATTTATTCCATCAATCATGTAACAAAAACACAGTATCTTTTTTTACAGGAATTCTGCACTGTCCTACTTGGCAAATGA
- a CDS encoding tetratricopeptide repeat protein has translation MATTLFLFCVRIWAESPDPVKVFYTYDHLLHVAEEKITTYTPTKAFNFLAKAKELRPEPDYRYYNILGEAHSKLGQDNEAMEAFEKSVELNSNQFPLFLRISDYYENNRKPDRALLFTEKYLLLVPTDKNRIYKAAILSRRIGKEESYQKYIKLLESDTSFATEEDALQSSLSKHIKNKKWKEAEELTIRYIPFFPRTEGMYEYLILSRRGKKSPLLEEAYILACVTFKEETRYFVRYGVYLQENGRYLEALSIFRRAFFNALKFETKGDWDEILFLLRQSYANLGWEKETLAIDLLVKDIKRRDSLKDEDLENHIQTHRKNREYLQFAVYWFKDKNEKKTNLYRGLLKERDQENEVKEFLFVIGPFALENLEL, from the coding sequence TTGGCTACAACTCTATTTCTTTTCTGCGTCAGAATTTGGGCAGAATCCCCTGATCCGGTAAAAGTATTCTATACTTATGACCATCTTTTGCACGTTGCAGAGGAAAAGATCACTACTTACACTCCCACCAAGGCATTTAATTTTTTAGCAAAAGCAAAAGAGCTCCGTCCCGAGCCGGACTATCGTTATTACAATATTTTGGGGGAAGCACATTCAAAACTAGGGCAAGATAACGAAGCGATGGAGGCTTTCGAAAAATCGGTAGAGTTAAATTCGAACCAGTTTCCTTTGTTTTTAAGGATCTCGGATTATTACGAAAACAATAGAAAGCCGGACAGAGCACTCTTATTCACGGAAAAATACCTTTTACTGGTTCCCACTGACAAAAATCGAATTTATAAAGCCGCTATACTTTCCCGCCGGATCGGCAAAGAGGAATCCTACCAAAAGTATATTAAATTATTAGAAAGTGATACTTCTTTCGCTACGGAAGAAGATGCTCTTCAATCCAGTTTATCTAAACATATCAAAAATAAAAAATGGAAAGAAGCGGAAGAACTCACAATTCGATACATTCCCTTTTTCCCCCGAACGGAAGGAATGTATGAATACTTAATTCTTTCCAGAAGGGGAAAAAAATCCCCTCTTTTGGAAGAAGCATATATTTTAGCATGCGTTACTTTCAAAGAAGAGACAAGATATTTTGTAAGATACGGAGTTTATCTGCAAGAGAACGGCAGATATTTGGAAGCCCTTTCCATATTCAGGAGAGCGTTCTTCAATGCCTTAAAATTTGAAACAAAAGGAGATTGGGACGAGATTTTGTTTTTGTTAAGGCAAAGTTATGCAAACTTGGGTTGGGAAAAAGAAACCCTGGCAATCGATCTTTTGGTAAAAGATATCAAACGAAGAGATTCGTTAAAAGATGAAGATTTAGAAAACCATATCCAAACTCATAGGAAAAACAGGGAATATTTACAATTTGCCGTTTATTGGTTCAAAGACAAAAACGAGAAAAAAACAAATCTATATCGCGGATTGCTAAAAGAAAGAGACCAAGAGAATGAGGTAAAAGAATTCCTATTCGTCATTGGTCCCTTCGCTTTGGAAAATCTGGAACTTTAA